A DNA window from Stenotrophomonas sp. 57 contains the following coding sequences:
- the ftsB gene encoding cell division protein FtsB, giving the protein MRDWRWMLLVLALLLGWLQYRFWFGPGNSGEVMMLEAQVANQERDNEGLQQRNDALAAEVKDLKEGQSAIEERARSELGMIKPGEKFYRVVEDAPVHPAQPAASVSAQVGEHPADVP; this is encoded by the coding sequence ATGCGCGACTGGCGCTGGATGCTGCTGGTGCTGGCCCTGCTGCTGGGCTGGCTGCAGTACCGCTTCTGGTTCGGTCCGGGCAATTCGGGTGAAGTGATGATGCTCGAAGCCCAGGTCGCCAACCAGGAGCGGGACAATGAGGGCCTGCAGCAGCGCAATGATGCGCTGGCTGCCGAAGTGAAGGACCTCAAGGAAGGCCAGTCCGCCATCGAGGAACGCGCGCGCAGCGAGCTCGGCATGATCAAGCCTGGCGAAAAGTTCTACCGCGTGGTCGAGGATGCGCCGGTGCATCCGGCGCAGCCTGCGGCGAGCGTCAGCGCGCAGGTCGGCGAGCACCCGGCGGACGTGCCATGA
- the ispD gene encoding 2-C-methyl-D-erythritol 4-phosphate cytidylyltransferase: MSAAIWVVVPAAGRGTRFGAPLPKQYLQAGGQILLAHTLDALLAHPAVAGAMVVIGQDDADWPGWNKWAGKPVLTCIGGATRAASVLAGLQALPETVRADEFVLVHDAARPNLSPADLGRLLEVGRADPVGAILAAPVRDTLKRAGDDGGIDGTEPRERLWRALTPQLFRRHQLSRALSDAAAAGVEVTDEAMAMERQGQRPLLVEGSEDNFKVTTPADLDRFEFVLSRRAS, from the coding sequence ATGAGTGCGGCCATCTGGGTCGTGGTTCCGGCTGCTGGGCGTGGCACCCGCTTCGGCGCGCCGTTGCCCAAGCAGTACCTGCAGGCAGGTGGGCAGATCCTGCTTGCCCATACCCTGGACGCCCTGCTGGCGCACCCGGCCGTGGCCGGGGCGATGGTGGTGATCGGCCAGGACGACGCCGACTGGCCCGGCTGGAACAAGTGGGCGGGCAAGCCGGTGCTGACCTGCATCGGTGGCGCGACCCGTGCCGCTTCGGTGCTGGCTGGCCTGCAGGCGCTGCCGGAGACGGTGCGTGCTGATGAGTTCGTACTGGTCCACGATGCCGCGCGGCCGAACCTTTCTCCGGCCGATCTCGGCCGCCTGCTTGAGGTCGGCCGTGCCGACCCGGTCGGCGCAATCCTGGCTGCCCCGGTGCGCGACACGCTCAAGCGTGCGGGTGACGACGGTGGCATCGATGGCACCGAACCGCGCGAGCGCCTGTGGCGCGCATTGACCCCCCAGTTGTTCCGCCGTCACCAGCTCAGTCGCGCGCTGTCCGACGCCGCTGCCGCCGGTGTCGAAGTCACCGACGAGGCCATGGCCATGGAGCGCCAGGGCCAGCGCCCGCTGCTGGTGGAAGGCAGCGAGGACAACTTCAAGGTCACCACCCCGGCCGATCTGGACCGGTTCGAATTCGTACTTTCCCGCCGCGCCAGCTGA
- the ispF gene encoding 2-C-methyl-D-erythritol 2,4-cyclodiphosphate synthase, producing MSTAPFPPVRIGQGYDVHAFGEGDHIMLGGVNVPHSCGVLAHSDGDVILHALCDAMLGALALGDIGQHFPPSDDRWKGADSSDFVRHCDSLLRERGWRVSNTDITVICERPKVGPHALAMRERIGGLLQLPLDAVSVKATTSEKLGFTGRGEGIAAQAVVLLVAA from the coding sequence ATGAGCACCGCACCGTTCCCGCCCGTCCGCATCGGCCAGGGCTACGACGTCCATGCCTTCGGCGAAGGCGATCACATCATGCTTGGCGGCGTGAACGTTCCACACAGTTGTGGCGTGCTTGCGCACAGCGATGGCGACGTGATCCTGCACGCCTTGTGCGATGCGATGCTCGGTGCGCTGGCGCTGGGTGACATCGGCCAGCATTTCCCGCCCAGTGACGACCGCTGGAAGGGCGCCGACAGCAGCGATTTCGTGCGCCATTGCGACAGCCTGCTGCGCGAGCGCGGCTGGCGTGTCAGCAACACCGACATCACCGTGATCTGCGAGCGGCCCAAGGTCGGCCCGCATGCGCTGGCCATGCGTGAGCGCATCGGCGGACTGCTGCAGTTGCCGCTGGATGCGGTCAGCGTCAAGGCCACCACCTCGGAAAAGCTGGGCTTCACCGGCCGTGGTGAAGGCATTGCCGCACAGGCGGTCGTGTTGCTGGTGGCGGCATGA
- the truD gene encoding tRNA pseudouridine(13) synthase TruD: MIPLPLAFGAPLLTARIRTTPDDFQVDELPAFEATGEGEHLLLHIRKRGANTVHVAKLLAKWAGLPEMAVSYAGMKDRHAVTTQRFSVHLPKRVAPDLAELASDEMEVLEATWHNRKLQRGALAGNRFRLVLREVQGDAAAISERLQQIAARGLPNWFGEQRFGRDGGNVPAALAMFGGRRMRKDQRSLLLSAARSALFNRVLAARVEQGNWDQPLEGEVWMLDGSRSVFGPEPYTDVLAERLARFDIHPSAPLWGEGELRSADAARELELAALDDDESKALRAGLEDARLKQERRALRLRPALLQHQWLADDVLELSFALPPGCYATAVLHELGPVEDASQA, translated from the coding sequence ATGATCCCGTTGCCGCTCGCGTTCGGTGCACCGTTGTTGACGGCGCGCATCCGCACCACGCCGGACGATTTCCAGGTGGATGAACTGCCGGCCTTCGAGGCCACCGGTGAAGGCGAGCACCTGTTGCTGCATATCCGCAAGCGCGGTGCCAACACCGTGCATGTGGCAAAGCTGCTGGCCAAGTGGGCCGGCCTGCCGGAAATGGCGGTCAGCTACGCCGGCATGAAGGATCGTCACGCGGTCACCACCCAGCGTTTCAGCGTGCACCTGCCCAAGCGCGTCGCGCCGGACCTGGCCGAGCTCGCCAGTGACGAGATGGAAGTGCTCGAAGCGACCTGGCACAACCGCAAGCTGCAGCGTGGCGCACTGGCCGGCAACCGCTTCAGGCTGGTGCTGCGTGAAGTGCAGGGCGATGCCGCCGCGATCAGCGAGCGCCTGCAGCAGATTGCCGCGCGCGGTCTGCCGAACTGGTTCGGCGAGCAACGCTTTGGCCGCGACGGCGGCAACGTGCCGGCCGCACTGGCGATGTTCGGTGGCCGCCGCATGCGCAAGGATCAGCGCTCGCTGCTGCTGTCAGCCGCCCGCTCGGCGCTGTTCAATCGCGTGCTGGCCGCGCGCGTGGAGCAGGGCAACTGGGATCAGCCGCTGGAGGGGGAAGTGTGGATGCTCGATGGCAGCCGCAGCGTGTTCGGCCCCGAGCCGTACACCGATGTGCTGGCCGAGCGCCTGGCGCGTTTCGACATCCATCCCAGCGCGCCGCTGTGGGGCGAAGGCGAGCTGCGCAGCGCCGACGCTGCACGTGAGCTGGAGCTGGCCGCGCTGGACGACGACGAGTCGAAGGCACTGCGGGCCGGCCTGGAAGATGCGCGCCTGAAACAGGAGCGCCGCGCGTTGCGCCTGCGCCCGGCGTTGCTGCAGCATCAGTGGCTGGCCGACGACGTGCTGGAACTGTCGTTTGCGTTGCCGCCCGGCTGCTACGCCACCGCCGTGCTGCACGAGCTCGGCCCTGTCGAAGACGCCTCGCAGGCCTGA